The DNA region GCTGGCCCCGCGCccagtggtggaggaggttgtggcaTCGATGGTGGAAGCGATGGGCTCTGCGTGAGAATCTGCGGCGAAGGTAATGGCATCGTCGGCGGTGGCGAAGGGACCAACTCCTTAAGCAAcgaccccctctccctcggctCCCTCTCTGGACCAACCACCCTGAGGCTCCCCCGATTTCCCCTGACAACCTGCCCGCTCTCCACCCTTTCGTGAAGCATCTCGTCGAGCATCTTGCTCATCTCATCGACATTCTTCGTCTGCTTCCGAAGCTGCGAGACTTGTCTAACTAACGAGTTGGGGGCAGGCGGGCTGCCGAGCGGTGCTGGCCCTGGGTTGCTGTCGAGAATTTGCGAGTTGCGGGCCTCTGACCGGGACTCGACTCGTTCCGCATTGTCTCTTGACCTGGCCGCGCTCCGCAGCGCAGTCAACATCCGGTCCTTGTCGTCGAGGCGGGCACGGAGCTCCGCGATTTcggcatccttctccttgagaaGAGCGGACACACTATGGTCCTCGCCAACCATGATGCCCTTTCCTGCTGTTGCAATGCCGACCGACGCCCGAGAGGAGCTCGCGCGGCGGGCTTGCAGCAATCTTTTCTCTAGCGTTTGGATGTAGCGGTTCTTGTCGACAAGATCCGCTTGGAGGGCTCGGTTCTGGGCGGCAAGTGATGCCGTCCCGTCGCCGTACTCCCCCATGCTGTCATCGTCTTCTGTCAGTGGTACCGCTTCTGGTGCACCGCCAGACGACCGATGACTACTCGACTTCCGTCCAATTGTTGAAGCACTAGATGTCATGGACGCTGTCCTCTCCAGGCTGAGCTTGCCTCCATTAGAGATAGTCATCGACGACCGGATGGAACCTTGCGAGTATCGAGGATGAATGCCCAACGAGCTGAAGGACCCGCTCGCATTGACCCCTATCGATTTTGAACTGAGTAtgaggcggttgaggtgATCTATCCTCTCCTTCAGCGCGGTTCTAGCAAGCTGCATTTCGAGCATCTGCTCTTCATGCCGCAACTCGGCTTCCTTCTCACGAgccctttcctcctcggcgtccctctccttctcaatctcggcctccttcttgctGTTGGACTTTGCTTGGGCTTCGAGCTCCTTTCGAAGCTCGGCAATCTCCATTCTGTACCGCTCCAAAAGTACCTTTGCGCCTCCGTCGCCACCAGCGCCCAAAGACTCCTCGGCACGCTTGGCGTGGCTGACAATGCTGTTTTTGGCACGAGAGGCAAACTTTAATGTGTTGAGGGTTTCGTTGTTGTGCGTGTTTGCTGATGTTGCGCTTGCAGGAGCGCCGATTTGAATTGTGCAGAGAATGCTAACCAACGAGTTACCGGACAGCGCGCCCTGGAGTAATCTGGTCAGTTTGCTGTCGCGGTACGGCAAGTGTTTCCCATCCTTGTCGGCGGATTTGCCATCGGCCTTTTGCTCAGAGAGCTTGGCGATGACCGTTCCGAGAGTGAGTAAGcttttgttgatgtgggACCCTTCTTGACGCCTCTCCTTGGACTCGGCCGCCTTCTCAGAACCAGCCAAGTCGATCAAACTTAATGTCGACACCCGGACGCCACCGGGCGGAAGCGCTTGGCGTTTGCTATCCCCCGCAGCACTTCCGGGGACCCTCTCTCTGCTTTCCACCACAATCTGCACCACGGCGTGACTCCGGGAACTCCTGGCGTTGAATTGGGTGCTTGCTGTCCTACGAGCCTGGTCGCCACGGGCAATCACACGCAGAAGCTGCGTCGGACTCTGCACAATTTCCTCCTTGAGAGGGCTCGCATAAACCCCCCTCTTGCTGTCCTCACGTAGCTTGATCTCTTCCTGCTGCTGGTTAGCGCCGgggccgttgttggtggacaTGCTCAGCAGGTCGTGGATTTTCTCGTTGTAGATTTCCAGGTAGCTGACGCGGAGCAAGAACTCTCGAGAGGGGGTTTCGCGAATGTAGGAGAAGATGTCGGTAATAGCGAGAGGTATTACACCCGGGGATGACGCAGTTCCCTGCATCGAGAAGGTTTTTCCAGTGCCCGTCATACCGTAGGCGAATACTGTCCCGTGGTAGCCCTCCATTACTCTTCGTACCAAACGTTTCGCGCAGTGGTCGTAGACTTTGGCGTTGTCGTCGTGTGTCGTAAAGACGTTATCTGAGAAACGGTCAGACGGCTACGAGACTCAACTGTCTACTTTGTAGAAT from Podospora pseudoanserina strain CBS 124.78 chromosome 1, whole genome shotgun sequence includes:
- the KIP2 gene encoding Kinesin-like protein kip2 (COG:Z; EggNog:ENOG503NTW8; BUSCO:EOG092631IR) — protein: MTTLPRPSRPSNAPPQIALPALPVGKTRKSMGGLAVPPTRSTPASPKALRTPSSNLLPPATPAPSGALPTPRTASGYNATGKTLRKTVSISAFPHPPRGDGRISSLPPSPLSAGLSRKVKTPTTPTYQFSNGSSSFLAGAGDQKSVSRTGGTRNSDGLISVSSPPQSRSSSAQDSYSTSATQYEDATDAASRSDASPGKPASKFDGKGNVVVSVRVRPDAAGNDQTPDGEWMVEGRKSLISYRGKEGGDYIYDNVFTTHDDNAKVYDHCAKRLVRRVMEGYHGTVFAYGMTGTGKTFSMQGTASSPGVIPLAITDIFSYIRETPSREFLLRVSYLEIYNEKIHDLLSMSTNNGPGANQQQEEIKLREDSKRGVYASPLKEEIVQSPTQLLRVIARGDQARRTASTQFNARSSRSHAVVQIVVESRERVPGSAAGDSKRQALPPGGVRVSTLSLIDLAGSEKAAESKERRQEGSHINKSLLTLGTVIAKLSEQKADGKSADKDGKHLPYRDSKLTRLLQGALSGNSLVSILCTIQIGAPASATSANTHNNETLNTLKFASRAKNSIVSHAKRAEESLGAGGDGGAKVLLERYRMEIAELRKELEAQAKSNSKKEAEIEKERDAEEERAREKEAELRHEEQMLEMQLARTALKERIDHLNRLILSSKSIGVNASGSFSSLGIHPRYSQGSIRSSMTISNGGKLSLERTASMTSSASTIGRKSSSHRSSGGAPEAVPLTEDDDSMGEYGDGTASLAAQNRALQADLVDKNRYIQTLEKRLLQARRASSSRASVGIATAGKGIMVGEDHSVSALLKEKDAEIAELRARLDDKDRMLTALRSAARSRDNAERVESRSEARNSQILDSNPGPAPLGSPPAPNSLVRQVSQLRKQTKNVDEMSKMLDEMLHERVESGQVVRGNRGSLRVVGPEREPRERGSLLKELVPSPPPTMPLPSPQILTQSPSLPPSMPQPPPPLGAGPAGSQPPIQLQLLSKQRTSLSQEPSKAVAMEV